A single genomic interval of Camelina sativa cultivar DH55 chromosome 11, Cs, whole genome shotgun sequence harbors:
- the LOC104725881 gene encoding glucan endo-1,3-beta-glucosidase-like, with protein MSSQLLTLLFILSAAVIYHIPVVTCIEPWCVALPATTPEQLEANIKFACDIIDCSPIQYGGFCYYPNTLLDHASFVMDNYYQSHGRTFHACDFNHSGYLIYSDPSQGTCIY; from the coding sequence ATGTCTTCCCAACTTTTGACGCTCCTCTTCATCCTATCTGCGGCTGTGATCTACCACATCCCCGTTGTGACTTGTATTGAACCATGGTGTGTGGCGTTGCCTGCCACCACACCAGAGCAGTTAGAAGCCAACATTAAATTTGCTTGCGACATAATCGATTGTTCACCGATCCAATACGGTGGATTTTGTTATTACCCTAATACTTTACTAGACCATGCATCGTTTGTCATGGATAATTACTACCAGAGCCATGGTCGCACTTTTCATGCTTGTGACTTTAACCATTCCGGCTACCTTATTTATTCCGACCCAAGTCAGGGCACATGTATCTATTGA
- the LOC104728855 gene encoding putative F-box/FBD/LRR-repeat protein At2g05300, with product MVGRGEAKQARSKGLSSERLKEDRISQLPDPLICQNLSHLPPKESVKTSVLSTRWTSLWLFVPSLELAWWHLPNSYAFKSFGYRFFDSDRASCINKLKLTIDENDASYLTSWIQALVKRKIQCLYIRRSRGDSFHEMPSSIYISETLVSLKLYQLTLVNAEFVSLPCLKIFYLKDIVYPNEATFERLVSSSPVLEDLKVDVLWTDGKVYRVHSRSLKRLRLHRSFSFPFDSSPGVVVDAPLLCCLRIEDRDSESVIVNNVQSNAKLDISLHFGLGDFDEASVSSRISSIRKFTSGILTVMDMTICVYTFKIIHHYSKVEPLPQFNYMSHLHVKLDVSDLKGLQTFIERCPNLKSLILDLDDILGYLQYEEINQISFPAGISWVMVDMTISTKAFKLIYHSSKLEPLPQFGYMSRLYIVSLCVSIVKWLPTFLESCPNLKSLILSLDDFDHQMHSEERNQISFLSVPGCLLSSLEFVEFSCTFSGDAAEMKLVHLMLTVGNSASNAALRDEMI from the exons ATGGTTGGAAGAGGGGAAGCGAAACAAGCTCGTTCCAAAGGGTTGAGTAGTGAGAGATTGAAGGAAGATAGGATAAGCCAATTACCTGATCCGTTGATATGTCAGAATCTATCTCATCTTCCTCCAAAAGAGAGTGTTAAGACAAGCGTTTTGTCAACCAGATGGACAAGTCTCTGGCTTTTTGTTCCTAGTTTGGAATTGGCATGGTGGCACCTCCCAAATTCCTATGCCTTTAAGAGTTTTGGTTATAGGTTTTTCGATTCCGACAGGGCTTCATGCATAAACAAGCTAAAGTTAACTATTGATGAAAACGATGCATCTTATCTCACATCATGGATACAGGCCTTGGTTAAGCGTAAGATACAATGTCTCTATATTCGCCGTAGTCGAGGCGATTCTTTTCATGAGATGCCCTCAAGCATTTATATTAGTGAGACACTTGTATCTCTAAAACTCTATCAGCTGACCTTGGTTAATGCCGAGTTTGTTTCCTTGCCTTGTCTAAAGatcttttatttaaaagatattGTGTATCCCAATGAGGCTACTTTTGAGAGACTTGTCTCATCCTCCCCTGTCCTTGAAGATTTAAAGGTTGACGTACTATGGACTGATGGAAAAGTCTATCGGGTGCACTCCCGCTCACTGAAGAGGCTCCGTTTACACCGTAGTTTTTCTTTCCCGTTTGACTCTTCTCCTGGAGTTGTAGTTGATGCTCCTCTACTATGCTGTTTGAGAATCGAGGATCGCGATTCAGAAAGCGTTATAGTAAACAATGTGCAGTCCAATGCCAAGTTAGATATATCTCTTCACTTTGGGTTGGGGGATTTTGACGAAGCAAGCGTCTCATCAAGGATCAGTAGCATCCGTAAGTTTACGTCCGGGATCTTGACGGTCATGGATATGACGATATGTGTATACACTTTCAAg ATCATTCATCACTATTCCAAAGTAGAACCGCTGCCTCAGTTTAATTATATGTCCCACCTACATGTTAAACTCGATGTATCCGATTTGAAAGGGTTGCAAACTTTTATTGAGAGATGTCCGAATCTAAAATCCCTCATCTTG GACTTAGATGATATACTTGGATATCTGCAATATGAGGAgataaatcaaataagttttCCGGCTGGGATCTCATGGGTCATGGTGGATATGACGATATCTACGAAAGCTTTCAAG CTTATCTACCATTCCTCGAAATTAGAACCTCTACCTCAGTTTGGTTACATGTCCCGTCTGTATATTGTTAGTCTATGTGTATCCATTGTGAAATGGTTACCAACCTTTCTTGAGAGCTGCCCAAACTTGAAATCCCTGATTTTG TCATTGGATGACTTTGACCACCAGATGCATTCTGAGGAGAGAAATCAAATAAGTTTTCTATCTGTTCCCGGGTGTTTGCTATCGTCGCTCGAGTTTGTTGAATTCAGTTGCACATTCTCTGGAGATGCTGCAGAAATGAAGCTG GTTCATCTCATGTTAACTGTTGGTAACAGCGCAAGTAATGCAGCATTACGTGATGAGATGATTTAA